Part of the Ostrinia nubilalis chromosome W unlocalized genomic scaffold, ilOstNubi1.1 SUPER_W_unloc_6, whole genome shotgun sequence genome, ttgcaaatattacttagtcctaagaaagtcaaaaacatgtaacggaatctccgacttaccactttagtggagtgattacagaaaataatggcctattaagtacatgtttttttgtgttattatgaaagtttagaaaactgcgcagtttttaaaattattttggatctatggaaattcttttttttttctcatacatttcagttgaaaattttagaatgttctgctaaaagcatattttttatgttgctagcaaaaattttgtatctagcatcaaagataggaaggtgattatttttttcaaatatctgcaactaatagggaatctgccaaaaaaagaaatctgagaaaagtcaacccaaaaaaaagataaaaaaaaattaagccactaggtcctgaaatttgaaaaaatcacaaaattaacgataacttctaaactacgaaaaatcgtagaacatacatgggggtaaaatcgataggtctagtcctcacctatcacctgccttcggcttgacaccttacaagaaacaccctgtacaTAGAGGCTTCGACAACGtctttccacattttttaacaaatatagGCGGTACTCCATCTGGGCCTGCCCCTTTCGTGATGTCCACAGAATATAACATCATGTTCCGCTATAATAATAGAGGAGATGCTTCTATTTGATTCTGGAAAATTAGGTACATACGATTTTGTAGAAGGCTTGCTATAAACAGAAGAGAAGTGCGTAGCAAAAAGATTAGCAATATCAATACCATTATCCGCATGTTTGGAATTATAGTATATTTTATTTGGTAAGacatttgtagttttttttgatttaataaatcTCCAAAAAGCTTTAATATCGGATTTGATACTTTCCTCtacattatttatgtatgttttataACACTTCTCTAATTCACTTTTGGCCCGAGATCTGAGAATGGAGAAAGTGTCAAAGTCACGAGGAttattgtacattttaaatttattatgatacttatttttttcctttaatattttgattaatgGACGGGAAAACCACGACGGCCATgtgttattaaaagttgataCAGGTGTGTGCTTTTCAATTACTTCCCACAAATGATTATAAAACATCTGCAAGAAACTGTCACAATCCAAGTCGGTGTACTGATCCCAGTCAATCTCGCTTAGCTCGGCATTACAtgcaaaataatttgttttatgaaatctatatttttgaacaacattttgtttcaaaatatgctGTTTACTGTAATTTAAAAGTATTTCTAGGGGCGGGTGGTATACATCAACGCGACTAAACGGTTGAGCCTCAGTAATAACACAGGGATTCCGCGAATCGCTTAATACTAGGTCCAaaattttgttttgtgaatttacAATTAAGTTAGACTGAGTCAAGTCCAATCTAGCAATGAATTCACGCAATGCGCATACCTTAGCATTAGTTGAAGTTTCAGTACGTTTCTGACAAAACCAGTTTATTTCAGGGAGATTGAAATCTCCAATTATTAGTAGGTGTTCAGAGGATGTCTGAACATTGCCTTCGATAAGATCAAGCAGATCTCTAAACTGTTCCGATTGTATATAGGATGGGATATAGATtgtacaatattaaaagtgataTATTTCAGTTTCACACTTACCCACACATTCCCAAGGAACGTGACCTTTTCATTACATACCAGACTCTTTTTAACgctataagtaggtactccaCCACCGTGCgacttattatattttttcatgaattcaGTAGATCTATCCTTACGAAAGACTATATATCTATCATCGAAAAGTTCAGAAGAAGCTACAGATCCATTAAACCATGTCTCGCATAAGCAAAtaacatcataattatttagtaatacagaattcattatatcattagttTTAGATTTAGTACCTCTAATATTCTGGTAGTATACAGACAATTTGTCCATCTTAAAATTAACTAAACACTGTATTGTAtaagtaaagaaaaaaaataaaaagacagtTCTAAGTTAGTGAACTTAATGTTTTTTGACACTTAATGTGTACGAACGGTGATGTTTCATTTTTACGCATTAATATTCGCCCACCACGCACCCATACAAATTTGTAGGATAACTCTTTGGCCCTTGCTCGAGCCGCGGCGTGCAGCGCTTTATTGGATGGTGACAGATGCTCCGATACGTAGATGGGTGCAGTAGGTCCATCAAAACCCAACAGGGACGTTCCAAGTTTGTTTTTAGGATTTGACTTGTTGTATCGTGTAACAGCTGAGTAAAACTCGTCACGACAGCGAGTACTTCTTAGTTGAACCACTATCGCTCGCGGAGTCTTACTTTCTTTATTTCTGTGTGCAACCCTCGTACACAGTACAGTTCAATATATCCGTGTCATTCAATTTCAATGATATTGCAGAAGAAATTTTGTTCACAATAGCAAcaacattttcttttttatgttcGGGGACTCCTTGAATCTCTAGATTGTTGTTTCTCATATACTGTTCAAGTTGGTCGACCCGCTCTGACATAACCGAGACGGTTGTACGAAGTTGTTCACATTCAGCTTTCATATTTTTGTGTTCAGTCATTATATTGTTTGTGGATTTCAATAAGTCAGCGTATTGATTGCTGATGTATTGTACTGAGATTTGCAACTCCAATAATTTGTCATTGATTGGAGCGAGTTCCGAACGAATGGCTGCCAATCTTGGACTTTAACGCAAGAAACGACGAGCAAACTCGCAACTTGCCAATATGCTATGAAAAGGAGTATGCTAAATGTCAGGAAGTCAGACAAGATGAGAAACCGTGCAATAAGTATTGATGTAACACTAAAAATTAGAAGTCTCAAGTTGTAAGGTTTatttgaatattataataatatttagaatattttaaaatataataagagTTTTTCTTGACTAGTTTTAAaattagtaagtttaaaatataatatcattcttttaaattcaaaattaatacttgtaaattatatacaaatccttaggtatttaaattatacaataactataaagcaataaatacattaaagtaaaataaatcgcCAAACGGAAATCAAATTAGTTGTGCGACACTAGCGCCGCCATCTTGACAAAACTGAGAGACTTGGCTGTTTGGCTCATTCTGTATCGAGCTCTTGAACTGTGCAGTAGTGCCTAGTGAAAGTGTAAAGTATTGTGTGAATACTGGAAATAAAAAGTGTTACAAGTTGGTGTAAATTATTCTCCTGAAGCAGCATCGTCTTACAAGTCAGAAGTGGGATGCAACGCCACATGCCATAGCGCGTAAGTACTCGCCCATAATTCATATTAATATCATTAGTTTTAAAGAAAGCTTTGAGAGTAAGAAATGCTGGGTATTGTcgtttaattttattcatattaCGAAAAATGCTACTGCCTCAGTTACACGTAGCAAAACGCATTTCTGGTGATTGCACAACCGAGTGTTTATCGTAGATTTTATACATGCTTATATAAACTTATAAGCTTACCAAATTTCTAAAATACCAACTACCAGGAACCTAGAAGGGTTTTAATTACAcccacattttttattttttactttgcaaAGCATAAACTTatgatttctatttttaaatcgtACTTTTAAACAACGAGTAAGTAGTAATATCAATAAGATCAACGAAGTTATGTGTCTCCAATTATGCTGTGTAGCACAtattattactataataataacatttatattTCTATAAATACAAGAACTTCTTTTGTTTGTCGTTGTGATTTAACCTTCGTAATTACATCCAGACAAGTGTGTAGTGATATAATATATTAACGGGAacgtaattaaaaatattatcaatttGGGAGATGATATGTAGTTTCGTTCCCGTATTCGGATGGTTATATTATAACCCTTACTAATCATCTAAATTTGTTTTTACGAGGTGTCACTATGGATGAGCAACCCGAAAGTCATGAAGGCGGACGAAAATTAGCTACTCCAGAGCGTAGCCCGCCTCCATGCGACATGGACAGCCCAAGCCGTGGCCGCCCTCGAAGTCGTCAAAGTAGAGAGCCGCCGGGGCGCAAGCGTAGCAGCGCTTTTCAGCGGCCTCGTAGTGGCGGTCGCACGCGCAGCCGCACACGCAACCGGACGGGGACGCGCAGTCGTAGCCGTCACTTGCGTAGACGGGAACAAGAATTGGAGCTGGAACGAAGACGAATTTCTCGCCTGGAGCGGGAATTACAGAGGGACCGCGACGGGAGCCGCAGCCTCCATGAGGgcagccgcagccgccgcgagggcagccgcagccgccgcgagggcagccgcagccgccgcgagggcagccgcagccgccgcgagggcagccgcagccgccgcgAGGGCAGCCGCAGCCGCCGTGAGCGCAGTCGCAGCCGCCGCGAGAGCAGCCGCGGGCGCAGACGAAGCAGCCGACAA contains:
- the LOC135087419 gene encoding keratin-associated protein 5-1-like; the encoded protein is EGCVARSADHLVGCFVCARGCSRGGCDCAHGGCGCPRGGCGCPRGGCGCPRGGCGCPRGGCGCPRGGCGCPHGGCGSRRGPSVIPAPGEKFVFVPAPILVPVYASDGYDCASPSGCVCGCACDRHYEAAEKRCYACAPAALYFDDFEGGHGLGCPCRMEAGYALE